One stretch of Harpia harpyja isolate bHarHar1 chromosome 17, bHarHar1 primary haplotype, whole genome shotgun sequence DNA includes these proteins:
- the CHRNA10 gene encoding neuronal acetylcholine receptor subunit alpha-10, translating into MEPGARPLLALCLASCLLAPGCRGAQGRFAYKLLHDLFANYSSALRPVEDTDRALNVTLQITLSQIIDMDERNQVLTSYLWVRQAWLDAHLTWDKDAYDGIDSIRIPSSYVWRPDIILYNNADDHFGGSMETNVVLRSDGHIMWDSPAITKSSCKVDVSYFPFDGQRCRLTFGSWTYNGNQIDLRNRLDTGDLTDFVENVEWEVLGMPATRNVITYGCCSEPYPDVTYTLLLRRRASFYIFNLLLPCIMVSFLAPLGFYLPADSGEKVSLGVTVLLALTVFQLLVAESMPPSESVPLIGKYYIATMTMITASTALTIFIMNVHHCGPGARPVPPWARRLILHHMARLCCVYEVGESCKSPPRAPGGRAGSGDAGGPGESPGKGEVGTEAGGCPRDRCLCHHDGLLRNVGYIAGCFRHHRATQRRTSEWKKVAKVMDRFFMWVFFLMVFLMSVLVLGKAA; encoded by the exons ATGGAGCCCGGAGCTCGCCCGCTGCTCGCCCTCTGCCTCGCCAGCTGCCTCCTGGCCCCAG GCTGCCGGGGGGCGCAGGGCAGGTTCGCCTACAAGCTGCTCCACGACCTCTTCGCCAACTATTCCAGTGCCCTGCGCCCCGTGGAGGACACGGACCGGGCGCTCAACGTCACCCTCCAGATCACCCTCTCCCAGATTATCGACATG GACGAGAGGAACCAGGTCCTCACCTCCTACCTGTGGGTCCGCCAGGCCTGGCTGGACGCCCACCTCACCTGGGACAAGGATGCCTACGATGGCATCGACAGCATCCGCATCCCCAGCAGCTACGTCTGGCGGCCGGACATCATCCTCTACAACAA CGCCGACGACCACTTCGGCGGCTCGATGGAGACCAACGTGGTGCTGCGCTCCGACGGGCACATCATGTGGGACTCGCCCGCCATCACCAAGAGCTCCTGCAAGGTGGACGTCTCCTACTTCCCCTTCGACGGGCAGCGGTGCCGCCTCACCTTCGGCTCCTGGACCTACAACGGGAACCAGATCGACCTCCGCAACCGGCTGGACACCGGGGACCTGACGGACTTTGTGGAGAACGTGGAGTGGGAAGTGCTGGGCATGCCGGCCACGAGGAACGTCATCACCTATGGCTGCTGCTCCGAGCCCTACCCCGACGTCACCTACACCCTgctcctccgccgccgcgccTCCTTCTACATCTTCaacctgctcctgccctgcatcATGGTCTCCTTCCTGGCACCTCTCGGCTTCTACCTGCCGGCCGACTCGGGGGAGAAGGTCTCGCTGGGGGTGACGGTGCTGCTGGCCCTCACCGTCTTCCAGCTGCTGGTGGCAGAGAGCATGCCCCCCTCGGAGAGCGTCCCGCTCATCG GGAAGTACTACATCGCCACCATGACCATGATCACGGCCTCCACTGCGCTGACCATCTTCATCATGAATGTCCACCACTGCGGCCCGGGGGCCCGACCCGTGCCCCCCTGGGCCAGGCGGCTCATCCTCCACCACATGGCCCGGCTCTGCTGCGTCTACGAGGTGGGCGAGAGCTGCAAGAGCCCTCCGcgggcgccgggcgggcgggcgggcagcggggacGCTGGGGGGCCGGGGGAGAGCCCCGGGAAGGGGGAGGTGGGCACCGAGGCAGGGGGCTGCCCCCGGGACCGCTGTCTGTGCCACCACGACGGCTTGCTGAGGAACGTCGGCTACATCGCCGGCTGCTTCCGGCACCACCGAGCCACCCAGCGCCGGACCAGCGAGTGGAAGAAGGTGGCCAAGGTGATGGACCGATTCTTCATGTGGGTCTTCTTCCTCATGGTCTTCCTCATGAGCGTGCTGGTCCTGGGCAAAGCTGCCTGA